Proteins co-encoded in one Acidovorax sp. 69 genomic window:
- a CDS encoding carbohydrate ABC transporter permease, which translates to MNEKRFQKRTLFLIAYLLFALLPIYWMINMSFKTNAEILSTFSFFPQHFTWDNYKTIFTDASWYSGYINSLIYVAINTVISLTVALPAAYAFSRYQFMGDKHVFFWLLTNRMTPPAVFLLPFFQLYTTVGLMDTHIAVALAHLLFNVPLAVWILEGFMSGIPREIDETAYIDGYSFPKFFIKIFLPLIKAGVGVAAFFCFMFSWVELLLARTLTSVNAKPIVATMTRTVSASGMDWATLAAAGVLTIVPGAIVIWFVRHYIAKGFAMGRV; encoded by the coding sequence ATGAATGAAAAACGCTTCCAAAAACGCACGCTGTTCCTGATCGCGTACCTGCTGTTTGCCCTGTTGCCCATCTACTGGATGATCAACATGAGCTTCAAGACCAACGCGGAGATCTTGTCAACGTTCTCGTTCTTCCCGCAGCATTTCACCTGGGACAACTACAAGACGATCTTCACCGACGCATCGTGGTACTCGGGCTACATCAACAGCCTGATCTATGTGGCCATCAACACGGTGATCTCGCTCACCGTGGCGTTGCCAGCGGCCTATGCGTTCTCGCGTTACCAGTTCATGGGTGACAAGCATGTGTTCTTCTGGTTGCTGACCAACCGCATGACGCCACCCGCGGTGTTTTTGCTGCCGTTCTTTCAGCTTTACACCACCGTGGGGCTCATGGACACGCACATCGCCGTGGCGCTGGCGCACCTGCTGTTCAACGTGCCGCTGGCGGTGTGGATTTTGGAGGGCTTCATGAGCGGTATCCCGCGCGAGATTGACGAGACGGCCTACATTGACGGCTACAGCTTTCCAAAGTTTTTCATCAAGATCTTTCTGCCCCTCATCAAGGCGGGTGTGGGCGTGGCCGCGTTCTTCTGCTTCATGTTCAGCTGGGTCGAACTGCTGCTGGCACGCACGCTGACGAGCGTGAACGCCAAGCCCATCGTCGCGACGATGACGCGCACCGTGAGCGCATCCGGCATGGACTGGGCGACCCTGGCCGCGGCCGGTGTGCTGACTATCGTGCCGGGCGCCATCGTGATCTGGTTTGTTCGCCACTACATCGCAAAAGGCTTTGCGATGGGTCGGGTTTGA
- a CDS encoding ABC transporter ATP-binding protein: MQLALDSISKKVGAQTWLYDMSLALQSGAVTVLLGATQAGKTSLMRIMAGLDTPTSGTVKVDGVDVTGMPVRDRNVAMVYQQFINYPSMKVAANIASPLKLRGEKNIDARVREIASRLHIDMFLDRYPAELSGGQQQRVALARALAKGAPLMLLDEPLVNLDYKLREELREELTQLFAAGQSTVVYATTEPGEALLLGGYTAVLDEGQLLQYGPTAEVFHAPNSLRVARAFSDPPMNLMAASATAQGVRLQGGAELTLPLPQGVATAAGLTVGLRASALRVVARPGDVSVAGVVELAEISGSDTFVHASTPWGDLVAQLTGVHYFELGTAITLHLDPGQAYVFGADGRLAWAPVRHLAIQGGR; encoded by the coding sequence ATGCAGCTGGCATTGGACAGCATCAGCAAGAAGGTGGGGGCACAGACCTGGCTGTATGACATGAGCCTGGCGCTCCAGAGCGGTGCCGTCACGGTGCTGCTGGGTGCCACACAGGCGGGCAAGACCAGTCTGATGCGCATCATGGCTGGGCTGGATACGCCGACTTCGGGCACGGTCAAAGTGGATGGCGTGGATGTGACCGGCATGCCCGTGCGCGACCGCAACGTGGCCATGGTGTACCAGCAGTTCATCAACTACCCCTCCATGAAGGTGGCGGCCAACATTGCGTCGCCCCTGAAGCTGCGCGGCGAAAAAAACATCGACGCCCGGGTGCGCGAGATTGCCAGCCGCCTGCACATCGACATGTTCCTGGATCGCTATCCGGCCGAGTTGTCGGGTGGCCAGCAGCAGCGGGTGGCGCTGGCGCGCGCTCTGGCAAAGGGAGCGCCCCTGATGCTGCTGGATGAGCCTTTGGTGAACCTGGACTACAAGCTGCGCGAGGAGTTGCGTGAGGAGTTGACGCAGTTGTTCGCGGCGGGGCAATCCACCGTGGTGTATGCCACCACCGAGCCGGGTGAGGCCCTGCTGTTGGGTGGCTACACGGCGGTGCTCGACGAGGGCCAGTTGCTGCAGTACGGCCCTACCGCCGAGGTGTTCCACGCGCCTAATTCGTTGCGTGTGGCGCGTGCTTTCAGCGACCCGCCAATGAACCTGATGGCGGCGTCTGCCACGGCGCAGGGTGTGCGTTTGCAAGGGGGGGCAGAGCTGACACTGCCCCTGCCACAGGGGGTGGCCACTGCGGCTGGGCTGACAGTAGGCCTGCGGGCCAGTGCGCTGCGTGTGGTGGCCCGCCCTGGCGATGTGAGCGTGGCCGGGGTGGTAGAGCTGGCTGAGATATCGGGCTCCGACACCTTCGTGCATGCCTCCACGCCCTGGGGGGATTTGGTCGCACAGCTCACCGGTGTGCATTATTTTGAACTTGGGACGGCCATCACGCTGCATCTGGACCCGGGACAGGCCTACGTGTTTGGCGCCGATGGCCGGCTGGCTTGGGCGCCCGTGCGACACCTCGCCATACAAGGAGGGCGCTGA
- the glpK gene encoding glycerol kinase GlpK yields the protein MTYLLALDQGTSSSRSIVFDEGGHIVAQAQLELPQIYPQPGWVEHDPLEIWRTQLATARDALAKAGIDARAIRAVGITNQRETTVLWNRQTGQPVHHAIVWQDRRAEPACAQLREQGHAATIQAKTGLLVDAYFSGTKLQWMLDHVPGAREAAERGELAFGTVDSWLMWKLTHGQVHVTDVSNASRTMLFNVHTNQWDDDLLALLRIPKALLPEVLPSSAHFGDIAPDLLGHAIRIGGVAGDQQSALFGQACFTAGMAKNTYGTGCFMLMHTGGTFQTSQNGLLTTSAAQATAQPEFAMEGSVFVGGAVVQWLRDGLRAISTSGEVESLAQSVPDSGGVMMVPAFTGLGAPYWKPDARGTITGLTRGTTLGHIARAALESIAYQSAALLLAMSRDAVAAGGAPVSELRVDGGACINDLLMQFQADLLGIPVVRPAVIETTALGAAYLAGLSSGVYGSTDELSKLWRADRRFVPTLSSARAQELMANWEHAVRQTTAD from the coding sequence ATGACCTACCTGCTCGCACTCGACCAAGGCACCTCCAGCTCCCGCAGCATCGTTTTTGACGAGGGCGGCCACATCGTGGCGCAGGCCCAGCTGGAGCTGCCGCAGATCTACCCACAGCCGGGGTGGGTAGAGCACGACCCGCTGGAGATCTGGCGCACCCAGCTGGCCACGGCACGCGATGCCCTCGCCAAGGCAGGTATTGATGCCAGGGCGATACGTGCCGTGGGCATCACCAATCAGCGCGAGACCACCGTGCTGTGGAACCGCCAAACCGGCCAGCCCGTGCACCACGCCATCGTGTGGCAAGACCGCCGCGCAGAACCCGCCTGCGCCCAGCTGCGCGAACAAGGCCATGCCGCCACCATCCAGGCCAAGACGGGCCTGCTGGTGGACGCCTACTTCTCAGGCACCAAGCTGCAGTGGATGCTGGACCACGTGCCCGGCGCACGCGAAGCGGCCGAGCGCGGCGAGCTGGCCTTTGGCACGGTGGACAGCTGGCTGATGTGGAAGCTCACGCACGGCCAGGTACATGTGACCGACGTGAGCAACGCCTCGCGCACCATGCTGTTCAATGTGCACACCAACCAGTGGGACGACGACCTGCTGGCGCTGTTGCGCATTCCCAAGGCGTTGCTGCCCGAGGTGCTGCCGTCCAGCGCCCACTTTGGCGACATCGCCCCCGACCTGCTGGGCCACGCAATCCGCATCGGCGGCGTGGCGGGCGACCAGCAAAGTGCGCTGTTCGGCCAGGCCTGCTTCACCGCCGGCATGGCCAAGAACACCTATGGCACAGGCTGCTTCATGCTCATGCACACGGGCGGCACGTTCCAGACGTCGCAGAACGGCCTGCTCACCACCAGTGCAGCGCAAGCCACGGCCCAGCCCGAGTTCGCCATGGAAGGCTCGGTTTTCGTGGGTGGCGCCGTGGTGCAGTGGCTGCGCGACGGCCTGCGTGCCATCTCCACCAGCGGCGAGGTCGAGTCGCTGGCGCAAAGCGTGCCCGACTCGGGCGGCGTGATGATGGTGCCCGCCTTCACGGGCCTGGGCGCGCCGTACTGGAAGCCCGACGCGCGCGGCACCATCACGGGCCTCACCCGCGGCACCACGCTGGGCCACATCGCCCGTGCGGCGCTGGAAAGCATTGCCTACCAAAGTGCCGCCCTGCTGCTGGCCATGAGCCGTGATGCCGTGGCCGCTGGCGGCGCGCCCGTGAGCGAGCTGCGCGTAGACGGCGGTGCCTGCATCAACGATTTGCTGATGCAGTTTCAGGCCGACCTGCTGGGCATTCCGGTGGTGCGCCCAGCCGTCATCGAGACCACCGCACTGGGCGCTGCCTATCTGGCAGGGCTGTCGAGCGGTGTGTACGGCAGCACGGATGAACTCTCGAAGCTGTGGCGCGCTGATCGGCGTTTTGTGCCCACGCTCAGTAGCGCGCGCGCGCAGGAGCTGATGGCGAACTGGGAACATGCCGTGCGGCAAACAACGGCTGATTGA
- a CDS encoding carbohydrate ABC transporter permease, with product MSTTTKPVNQKAWFLILPVIICVAFSAILPLMTVVNYSVQDIISPERRVFVGTEWFAAVMRDEELHAALWRQITFSLAVLAVEIPLGILLALSMPAQGWKSSAVLVVVALSLLIPWNVVGTIWQIYGRADIGLMGRMLQEMGIEYSYTGNATQAWLTVLLMDVWHWTPLVALLAFAGLRSIPDAYYQAARIDGASKFAVFRYIQLPKMRGVLMIAVLLRFMDSFMIYTEPFVLTGGGPGNATTFLSQYLTTKAVGQFDLGPAAAFSLIYFFIILLLCFILYNWMQRVGTVSDEGAGHE from the coding sequence ATGAGCACCACGACCAAACCCGTGAACCAGAAGGCCTGGTTCCTGATCCTGCCGGTCATCATCTGCGTGGCTTTCTCGGCCATCTTGCCGTTGATGACGGTGGTGAATTATTCGGTGCAAGACATCATCAGCCCCGAGCGCCGCGTGTTCGTGGGCACCGAGTGGTTTGCCGCTGTGATGCGCGACGAGGAGCTGCATGCGGCCCTGTGGCGGCAGATCACGTTCTCGCTGGCCGTGTTGGCGGTGGAGATTCCGCTGGGCATTTTGCTGGCGCTGTCCATGCCTGCCCAGGGCTGGAAGTCGTCTGCCGTGCTGGTGGTGGTGGCCCTGTCGCTGCTGATCCCCTGGAACGTGGTGGGCACCATCTGGCAGATCTATGGCCGCGCCGACATTGGCCTGATGGGCCGCATGCTGCAGGAGATGGGCATTGAATACAGCTACACCGGCAACGCCACGCAGGCGTGGTTGACGGTGCTGCTGATGGACGTGTGGCACTGGACGCCGCTGGTGGCGCTGCTGGCCTTTGCCGGGCTACGGTCCATCCCTGATGCGTACTACCAGGCGGCCCGCATCGACGGCGCGAGCAAGTTTGCGGTGTTCCGCTACATCCAGCTGCCCAAGATGCGCGGTGTGCTGATGATTGCGGTGCTGCTGCGCTTCATGGACAGCTTCATGATCTACACCGAGCCCTTTGTGCTCACAGGCGGCGGGCCAGGCAATGCGACCACGTTCCTCTCGCAGTACCTCACGACCAAGGCCGTGGGCCAGTTCGACCTGGGCCCCGCCGCAGCGTTCTCGCTGATCTATTTCTTCATCATCCTGCTGCTGTGCTTCATCCTCTACAACTGGATGCAGCGCGTGGGCACCGTCAGCGACGAAGGGGCTGGCCATGAATGA
- a CDS encoding DeoR/GlpR family DNA-binding transcription regulator codes for MNTNPRQLLLLEEVRARKSATVEQLADTLGVTLQTVRRDVQRLAESGLLTRFHGGVRVPSSTVENLAHTQRETLHAEGKARIARAVAEQVPNDCSLILNIGTTTEAIAKALLHHRGLRVITNNLNVAAILSGNPECEVIVAGGVVRARDRGIVGEAAVDFIRQFKVDIALIGISGIETDGSLRDFDYREVKVAQTIIEHAREVWLAADHSKFNRPAMVQLATLAQIDRLFTDAPPPEPFPALLQDAEVICTVAA; via the coding sequence GTGAATACGAACCCCCGACAACTGCTGCTTCTGGAAGAAGTCCGTGCGCGCAAGTCCGCCACGGTCGAACAATTGGCCGACACCCTGGGCGTGACCCTGCAGACGGTGCGGCGCGATGTGCAGCGCCTGGCCGAATCGGGCCTGCTCACGCGCTTTCACGGCGGCGTGCGCGTGCCCAGCTCCACGGTAGAGAACCTGGCCCACACCCAGCGCGAGACGCTGCACGCCGAAGGCAAGGCGCGCATTGCACGCGCGGTGGCCGAACAGGTGCCCAACGACTGCTCGCTGATCCTGAACATCGGCACGACCACCGAAGCCATTGCCAAGGCGCTGCTGCACCACCGGGGCCTGCGTGTGATCACCAACAACCTGAACGTGGCCGCCATCCTGAGCGGCAACCCCGAGTGCGAGGTGATCGTGGCCGGCGGCGTGGTGCGCGCCCGCGACCGGGGCATCGTGGGCGAAGCCGCCGTGGACTTCATCCGCCAGTTCAAGGTGGACATTGCGCTCATCGGCATCTCGGGCATTGAGACCGATGGTTCACTGCGCGACTTCGACTACCGCGAGGTGAAGGTGGCGCAAACCATCATCGAGCACGCGCGCGAGGTCTGGCTGGCCGCCGACCACAGCAAGTTCAACCGCCCGGCCATGGTGCAGTTGGCCACGCTGGCGCAAATCGACCGGCTGTTCACCGATGCGCCGCCGCCTGAACCTTTTCCTGCATTGCTCCAGGACGCGGAAGTCATCTGCACCGTGGCCGCATGA
- the proC gene encoding pyrroline-5-carboxylate reductase — MSQTAASPSLPIIAFIGGGNMASAIIGGLIHQGHPASQIEVVEPWADAREALRKNYGIEAQAEAGPALQRARIVVWAVKPQTFKDAAAQAKAHTTEALHLSVAAGIRSDSIAQWLGTERIVRTMPNTPALVGKGMSAIYARPTVTRSERQSVEAIMASTGEFLWVESEKQLDAVTALSGSGPAYVFYFLEAMTRAGVGMGLSEQQAHQLAVGTFVGASELARRSDETPAVLRQRVTSKGGTTYAALQSMEAAGMAASFEAAMRAAEHRAHELGNEFGA, encoded by the coding sequence ATGAGCCAAACCGCCGCATCCCCCTCCCTTCCCATCATCGCCTTCATCGGCGGCGGCAACATGGCCAGCGCCATCATTGGCGGGCTGATCCACCAAGGTCACCCCGCCAGCCAGATCGAGGTGGTCGAGCCCTGGGCCGATGCGCGCGAAGCACTGCGCAAGAACTACGGCATCGAAGCCCAGGCCGAGGCGGGCCCTGCCCTGCAGCGCGCCCGCATCGTGGTCTGGGCCGTCAAGCCCCAGACCTTCAAGGACGCCGCCGCACAGGCCAAGGCCCACACCACAGAGGCCCTGCACCTGAGCGTGGCCGCGGGCATCCGCTCGGACAGCATCGCCCAATGGCTGGGCACCGAGCGCATCGTGCGCACCATGCCCAACACGCCCGCACTGGTGGGCAAGGGCATGAGCGCGATCTACGCACGCCCCACGGTGACCCGCAGCGAGCGCCAGAGCGTGGAAGCCATCATGGCGTCCACCGGTGAGTTCCTGTGGGTGGAGAGCGAGAAACAACTGGACGCCGTGACCGCACTCTCGGGCTCTGGTCCGGCCTACGTCTTCTATTTCCTCGAAGCCATGACCCGTGCCGGCGTGGGCATGGGCCTGAGCGAGCAGCAGGCGCACCAGTTGGCCGTGGGCACGTTTGTGGGCGCGTCCGAACTGGCCCGCCGCTCGGACGAAACACCCGCCGTGCTGCGCCAGCGTGTCACCTCCAAAGGCGGCACCACGTATGCGGCGCTGCAGTCGATGGAGGCCGCAGGCATGGCGGCCAGCTTTGAGGCGGCCATGCGCGCCGCCGAGCACCGCGCCCACGAGCTGGGCAATGAATTTGGCGCGTGA
- a CDS encoding ABC transporter ATP-binding protein yields MARISLDLAHSYKPNPQQDSDYALLPLKMEFEDGGAYALLGPSGCGKTTMLNIMSGLLVPSHGKVLFDGRDVTRASPQERNIAQVFQFPVIYDTMTVAENLAFPLRNRKVPEDQIKQRVGVIAEMLEMSGQLNQRAAGLAADAKQKISLGRGLVRADVAAVLFDEPLTVIDPHLKWQLRRKLKQIHHELKLTLIYVTHDQVEALTFADQVVVMTRGRAVQVGSADALFERPQHVFVGHFIGSPGMNFLPAQVDGGQLSIAGHRLLAPAGRALPAGPLQVGVRPEYLALASAGQPGAIGCTVAQVQDIGTYLMLTAKVGEYTLKARFSPETRLPSAGDTVWLQVLGEHTCYYQNEELLA; encoded by the coding sequence ATGGCCCGTATCAGTCTGGATTTGGCGCATTCATACAAGCCGAACCCGCAGCAAGACAGTGACTATGCGCTGCTGCCTTTGAAGATGGAGTTTGAGGACGGCGGGGCCTATGCGCTGCTCGGCCCCTCGGGATGTGGCAAGACCACCATGCTCAACATCATGTCGGGCCTGCTCGTGCCCTCACACGGCAAGGTGCTGTTTGACGGCCGCGACGTGACGCGTGCCAGCCCGCAAGAGCGCAACATTGCCCAGGTGTTCCAGTTCCCCGTGATCTACGACACCATGACGGTGGCCGAGAACCTGGCGTTCCCGCTGCGCAACCGCAAGGTGCCCGAGGATCAGATCAAGCAGCGCGTCGGTGTGATCGCCGAAATGCTGGAGATGAGCGGGCAGCTCAATCAGCGTGCTGCGGGCCTGGCGGCGGACGCCAAACAAAAGATATCGCTGGGCCGGGGGCTGGTGCGTGCCGATGTGGCGGCCGTGCTTTTCGATGAGCCGCTCACGGTGATCGACCCGCACCTCAAGTGGCAGCTGCGTCGCAAGCTCAAGCAGATCCACCATGAGCTCAAGCTCACGCTGATTTACGTGACGCACGACCAGGTGGAGGCACTGACCTTTGCGGACCAGGTGGTGGTGATGACGCGAGGCCGTGCCGTGCAGGTGGGCTCGGCCGATGCGCTGTTCGAGCGGCCTCAGCATGTGTTTGTGGGCCACTTCATCGGCTCGCCAGGCATGAACTTTTTACCAGCGCAGGTGGATGGCGGTCAGCTCAGCATCGCCGGCCACCGCCTGCTGGCCCCTGCGGGGCGTGCCTTGCCGGCGGGGCCGTTGCAGGTGGGTGTGCGGCCTGAGTATTTGGCGCTGGCATCCGCAGGTCAACCCGGCGCCATCGGCTGCACGGTGGCGCAGGTGCAAGACATCGGCACGTATCTGATGCTGACCGCCAAGGTGGGTGAGTACACGCTCAAGGCCCGCTTCAGCCCGGAGACACGGTTGCCTTCGGCGGGTGACACGGTGTGGCTGCAGGTGCTGGGTGAGCACACCTGCTACTACCAAAACGAGGAGCTGCTGGCATGA